In Wolbachia endosymbiont of Cimex lectularius, the following are encoded in one genomic region:
- the elbB gene encoding isoprenoid biosynthesis glyoxalase ElbB, whose amino-acid sequence MGEKKLKAAVVLSGCGHLDGAEVREAVLSLLVLDQQEVEVKCFAPDINIAQVMNHKTKEAVKEKRNVLVEAARIARGEIYDLKEAKAKDFDMLVVPGGYGVAKNLSDLAEGKDMVTVIPEFERLVSEFFAAKKPIGAICISPAVVVFILSNKIGKRGNKIKVTIGDDREKLIEKLGGEHIKCDTELSIEDEEHNVFSCSAYMRSDESTYSVYQGIKHMIDGMVKKINKGN is encoded by the coding sequence ATGGGTGAAAAAAAATTAAAAGCTGCTGTGGTTTTATCAGGATGTGGTCATCTCGACGGTGCAGAGGTGAGAGAAGCTGTTTTAAGCTTGCTCGTGCTTGATCAGCAGGAAGTGGAAGTCAAATGCTTTGCACCTGATATCAATATTGCACAAGTTATGAACCATAAAACAAAAGAGGCGGTAAAAGAGAAGAGAAATGTACTTGTAGAAGCAGCAAGAATTGCAAGAGGTGAAATATATGACCTAAAGGAAGCCAAAGCTAAAGATTTTGACATGCTAGTTGTACCCGGCGGATATGGAGTTGCGAAAAACTTATCTGACCTAGCTGAAGGTAAAGACATGGTAACAGTAATACCCGAATTTGAAAGATTAGTTTCAGAATTTTTTGCTGCAAAAAAGCCAATAGGGGCGATATGTATATCTCCAGCGGTGGTTGTTTTTATTTTAAGTAATAAAATAGGCAAAAGAGGAAATAAAATTAAGGTGACTATAGGAGATGACAGAGAAAAGTTGATAGAAAAGCTTGGTGGCGAGCATATAAAGTGCGATACAGAGTTGTCAATAGAAGACGAAGAACATAATGTATTTTCCTGCTCTGCTTATATGCGTAGCGACGAAAGTACGTACTCTGTATATCAAGGGATAAAACATATGATTGACGGCATGGTAAAAAAGATCAACAAAGGAAATTAA
- the gmk gene encoding guanylate kinase: MTIKSEGVLLVLSSPSGAGKTTILERLLERSTNLVRSVSMTTRKPRPGEINGKDYFFVTEEKFHELCEAGQMLEYAKVFENFYGIPRNFIEQNLSSGISVLLSIDWQGAFHLFKLMRKKVVSVFIFPPSMEELRLRLQKRNTDSASEIERRLAEAQKEISKSNKYDYVIINDDIDKSVEEISSILNKERLKRSQEK, encoded by the coding sequence ATGACCATAAAAAGTGAGGGTGTATTATTGGTTTTATCCTCTCCTTCTGGAGCTGGCAAAACTACCATATTAGAGAGATTACTTGAGCGATCGACTAACTTAGTTAGGTCGGTTTCTATGACCACGCGTAAACCTCGCCCTGGTGAAATAAATGGCAAAGACTATTTTTTTGTTACCGAGGAAAAGTTTCACGAGTTATGCGAAGCCGGTCAAATGCTTGAGTACGCCAAAGTTTTTGAGAACTTTTATGGCATACCGAGAAATTTTATAGAACAGAACTTAAGCAGTGGAATAAGCGTCTTACTGAGTATAGATTGGCAAGGAGCATTTCATTTATTTAAGCTTATGAGGAAAAAAGTTGTAAGTGTTTTTATATTTCCCCCTTCAATGGAAGAGCTTAGGTTACGTCTGCAAAAGCGTAACACTGACAGTGCAAGTGAAATAGAACGCAGATTAGCCGAAGCTCAAAAGGAAATAAGCAAAAGCAATAAATATGATTATGTAATAATCAATGACGATATTGATAAAAGTGTAGAAGAGATAAGCTCCATATTAAATAAAGAAAGGCTTAAAAGATCACAGGAAAAGTAG
- a CDS encoding pentapeptide repeat-containing protein, which produces MIRFLILILIGHLCYGSEVNDKKNPVSDFLDILHKTKYVSYSKKDFAEFLVQCHKKGVPEDFGKGFGPDLNGANFSRLYLNGSIFDGVSLIGADFSHTDLSGVSFINADLRGANFSNANLQGIRIEGTNLSFAKFISANLADITFGQSDISYAEFISSDLKRAKMHNITGLHTNFSNVKMNLSSLLNSNVSYVNFSDSEVNDTVMQKSNLSNANFFGVDSYKLKIQFSSLENANIYGAEIRESDFTGSDLSNICLNSSAIIESNFNRANLSNTQISYVSGNNSSFVQSILHGSKVKHSYASKVSFQDTDLSDIDFSFSELHQVDVSDSDIRHGKFYNTKVTNSNMNGSFFDHSLFTSAKIESTDLSAASMYKVKIQDSQVYNSKLSYHSIDSSEVESSTFFNLIADNSSWSNLKVTNSNFIETDFRSSLLHDNTFKKTGFFLSNFNNSMIGNTSFDSSSLYEGSVVDARLTDCKFDHSILIGNEGQEKLADLEGAIISIEDLQEKISQGEKFDVNYAYFEFKDMNLENADFSNSILSRAKFINVNLNKANLKKADLRHVVFDNSFLIGTNLSDSNLDNSSFFKSDLKSAILENTS; this is translated from the coding sequence ATGATTAGATTTTTGATATTAATCTTAATTGGTCATTTGTGTTACGGAAGTGAAGTAAATGATAAGAAGAATCCGGTCAGTGATTTTTTGGATATCCTGCATAAGACAAAGTATGTGTCTTACAGTAAAAAAGACTTTGCTGAATTTCTAGTACAGTGTCACAAAAAAGGCGTACCAGAAGACTTTGGAAAAGGTTTTGGTCCTGACTTAAATGGAGCTAACTTTAGTCGATTGTACCTCAATGGGTCTATTTTTGATGGAGTCAGTCTAATTGGTGCCGATTTTTCTCATACTGACTTGTCAGGTGTATCCTTTATTAATGCTGATTTGCGTGGGGCAAATTTTTCCAATGCTAATTTGCAAGGTATAAGAATAGAAGGTACAAATCTGAGTTTTGCAAAATTTATTTCTGCAAATTTAGCAGATATTACATTTGGTCAGTCTGATATTAGTTATGCTGAGTTTATCAGCTCTGATCTTAAAAGGGCAAAAATGCATAATATAACTGGTTTACATACTAATTTCTCAAATGTAAAAATGAATCTTTCTAGCTTACTAAACTCGAATGTTAGTTATGTAAATTTTAGCGATAGTGAAGTAAACGATACTGTTATGCAGAAAAGCAATCTTAGCAATGCAAATTTTTTTGGAGTGGATTCATACAAACTAAAAATACAATTTTCCTCGTTAGAGAACGCTAATATATATGGTGCAGAAATAAGAGAATCAGATTTCACAGGCAGCGATCTTTCTAACATCTGCCTTAATTCTTCTGCTATAATTGAAAGTAACTTCAATAGAGCTAATTTAAGCAACACGCAGATTTCCTACGTAAGTGGTAATAATTCAAGTTTTGTTCAATCTATACTACATGGTTCCAAGGTAAAACATTCATATGCTTCTAAAGTCAGTTTTCAAGATACCGATTTATCTGATATTGATTTCAGTTTTAGCGAGCTACATCAAGTTGACGTTTCTGATTCTGACATTCGTCACGGAAAGTTTTATAATACTAAAGTTACAAATTCTAACATGAACGGTTCGTTTTTCGATCATTCGCTATTTACCTCTGCAAAGATAGAAAGTACAGATCTTTCTGCTGCTTCAATGTACAAGGTCAAAATACAAGACTCTCAAGTTTATAATAGCAAACTCTCTTACCATAGCATCGACTCTAGTGAAGTGGAGAGCTCAACATTCTTTAATTTAATAGCAGATAACTCAAGCTGGTCTAATCTAAAAGTAACTAATTCAAATTTTATTGAAACCGATTTCAGATCTTCTTTGCTTCATGATAATACTTTTAAAAAAACAGGCTTTTTTCTCAGCAATTTCAATAATTCAATGATTGGTAATACATCTTTTGACTCTTCGAGCTTATATGAAGGCTCGGTTGTTGATGCTCGTTTAACAGATTGTAAGTTTGATCATTCAATTCTAATTGGCAATGAAGGACAGGAAAAGCTTGCAGACTTAGAGGGTGCTATAATCTCAATTGAAGATTTGCAAGAAAAGATATCACAGGGTGAAAAATTTGATGTGAATTACGCTTATTTTGAATTTAAGGATATGAACCTAGAGAATGCCGATTTCTCTAATTCGATATTGAGTAGAGCAAAATTTATAAATGTTAATTTAAATAAGGCAAATCTTAAAAAAGCTGATTTACGTCATGTTGTTTTTGACAATTCTTTCCTTATTGGTACCAACTTATCAGATTCTAATTTAGATAATTCTAGTTTTTTTAAATCTGATCTGAAGAGTGCCATATTGGAAAATACTAGTTAA
- a CDS encoding ankyrin repeat domain-containing protein encodes MLFVVFGSSSLFAVEQVERKKTDAGESVSSVHENVDIRKNLKQDAPESTAQGTEPESSKSDPTDVDKLNVEKAQDTEAEGAINKKEPQHDESKAPAVEKTIGGGEQSDKDFGNNLPEKSKDEVTPSLPSVTDKEVNKNLVLPPSAGLNEDVADLQKSLQVDKKVDIEENKPSKNNTDKLLEEKKEKEEDQAEKEEVKKLAEDHSRKNRIKPITRRDEENKQEEEKNLQRWTKLDREPIKEWYQKSAQSKSLYKRQYNKLNEHLPTTVFIDDYSMQLFYCVKKNNLVCLRGIMSKLEKLGLTTQEVLKLRNKLGDTPLICAIKQGEVDIVRFLLLQGADPKAVNNSLQSPIDIAIERGRVDMINAITEMIPHLLEHKRIDNKESLEMYNWAVKTKEDNELQCNEDQER; translated from the coding sequence TTGTTATTTGTCGTGTTTGGCTCGTCGAGCCTGTTTGCTGTGGAGCAAGTTGAAAGAAAAAAAACTGACGCAGGTGAATCGGTTAGTTCTGTGCATGAAAATGTGGATATAAGGAAAAATCTAAAACAAGATGCGCCGGAAAGCACAGCCCAAGGAACCGAGCCTGAGTCTTCCAAAAGCGACCCTACGGACGTTGATAAGTTGAATGTTGAAAAAGCACAGGATACCGAGGCTGAGGGAGCGATCAATAAAAAAGAACCACAACACGATGAAAGCAAAGCTCCTGCAGTTGAAAAAACTATTGGTGGAGGTGAGCAGAGTGATAAAGATTTTGGCAATAACCTGCCAGAAAAAAGTAAAGATGAAGTTACACCAAGTTTGCCAAGTGTGACCGATAAAGAAGTGAACAAAAATTTAGTTTTGCCTCCAAGCGCTGGTCTAAATGAAGATGTAGCTGATCTGCAAAAGAGTCTACAAGTTGATAAAAAGGTTGATATTGAGGAGAATAAGCCCTCAAAAAACAATACAGATAAATTATTAGAAGAGAAAAAAGAAAAAGAGGAAGATCAAGCTGAAAAAGAAGAAGTGAAAAAATTAGCTGAGGACCACAGTAGAAAAAATCGAATAAAACCTATCACTAGAAGAGACGAAGAAAACAAGCAAGAGGAAGAGAAAAATTTACAAAGATGGACAAAGTTAGACAGAGAACCAATAAAGGAATGGTATCAAAAAAGCGCACAAAGCAAGTCATTATATAAGCGACAATACAATAAGCTTAATGAGCATCTTCCGACAACCGTATTTATTGATGACTATAGTATGCAGCTTTTTTACTGTGTTAAAAAGAACAACTTAGTTTGCCTAAGGGGGATAATGAGCAAGTTGGAAAAGCTTGGATTAACAACTCAAGAGGTACTGAAGCTTAGAAATAAGCTTGGAGATACCCCTCTAATTTGTGCCATTAAGCAAGGTGAGGTAGATATAGTACGTTTTCTCTTATTACAAGGTGCTGATCCTAAAGCGGTTAATAATAGTCTTCAATCTCCTATTGATATAGCAATCGAAAGAGGGCGAGTTGATATGATAAATGCAATTACTGAAATGATACCACATCTTTTGGAGCATAAGAGGATAGACAACAAAGAAAGCCTGGAAATGTATAATTGGGCTGTGAAAACAAAAGAAGATAACGAATTGCAGTGCAATGAAGATCAAGAAAGATGA
- the ppa gene encoding inorganic diphosphatase, whose translation MDLSKITATADAVSVIIEISANAEPIKYEFNKELGLLQVDRFLSTSMTYPCNYGFVPNTYSGDGDPVDVLVLTQFPLAPGVLISVRPIGALLTKDEKGEDEKILAVPVSSVDSYYDDVKDCSDLPKSLLDKITHFFSHYKDLEKGKTVTVGKWVGVKEAKSIIENAIKSGD comes from the coding sequence ATGGATTTGAGTAAAATAACTGCGACAGCAGATGCAGTGAGTGTGATAATTGAAATAAGTGCAAATGCTGAGCCTATAAAGTATGAATTTAATAAAGAGCTCGGATTACTGCAAGTTGACAGGTTTTTATCTACCTCAATGACCTATCCTTGCAATTATGGATTTGTGCCAAACACCTATTCAGGTGATGGTGATCCAGTGGATGTTTTAGTGTTAACTCAATTTCCTCTAGCACCTGGTGTTTTAATATCGGTACGTCCAATAGGTGCTCTACTTACTAAGGATGAAAAAGGAGAAGATGAAAAGATATTAGCTGTGCCTGTTTCCAGTGTTGATAGCTATTATGATGATGTGAAAGACTGCTCTGATTTGCCTAAAAGCTTACTGGATAAGATTACTCATTTCTTTTCACACTACAAAGACCTAGAGAAAGGAAAAACAGTAACAGTTGGAAAATGGGTTGGTGTGAAAGAAGCAAAGAGCATTATTGAAAACGCTATTAAAAGTGGAGATTGA
- a CDS encoding demethoxyubiquinone hydroxylase family protein, which translates to MERERNLNNLKYSSSKFLQQAIRVNHAGEYGAICIYSGQKFILKKSSIIKEIIEMEEQEKKHFHYFNEKIKEQKVRPTVLLPVWRVLGVSLGVATAIMGRKAAMACTAAVEEVIGEHYKEQVSHLEDGELRETISKFRDEELEHRDIAIEHNAEGAFGYNILSSFIKTSCKAAIYLSKLI; encoded by the coding sequence GTGGAGAGAGAAAGAAATCTAAATAACTTAAAGTATAGCAGCAGTAAGTTCTTGCAGCAAGCAATTAGAGTAAACCATGCTGGAGAATATGGAGCTATTTGCATCTATTCTGGTCAAAAATTTATTCTTAAAAAGTCTTCTATAATCAAGGAAATAATTGAAATGGAAGAGCAGGAAAAAAAGCATTTTCATTATTTCAATGAGAAAATCAAAGAACAAAAAGTCCGTCCTACTGTCTTATTGCCAGTTTGGCGCGTTTTGGGAGTGTCACTTGGTGTTGCAACTGCCATTATGGGAAGAAAGGCTGCTATGGCTTGCACTGCTGCAGTCGAAGAAGTGATCGGAGAGCACTATAAAGAGCAAGTTTCGCATTTAGAAGATGGAGAACTAAGAGAAACGATAAGTAAGTTTCGTGATGAGGAGTTGGAACATAGAGACATTGCAATTGAGCACAATGCTGAAGGTGCGTTTGGTTACAATATCTTATCTTCATTCATAAAAACGAGCTGCAAAGCTGCTATTTATTTGTCTAAGTTGATTTAA
- a CDS encoding disulfide bond formation protein B has protein sequence MRNNSRTPTIFLLSSAVALIFAYVLEYFFNMLPCKLCIYERIVYYVAGLLAVAHMIKDNKILVYVMFCSYLIGAIISFYHIGLELRLFHDVLGCTEQASGNVGIEELRNNLLNPNYSPSCDRPHYVLGVSLATWNLIYLIAALFVSGKMYCGERKKSK, from the coding sequence ATGCGTAATAACTCCAGAACTCCTACAATCTTTCTGCTGTCAAGCGCCGTTGCTCTAATTTTCGCATATGTGCTAGAGTATTTTTTTAATATGCTGCCATGCAAGTTATGTATATACGAGCGGATAGTTTACTATGTTGCAGGGTTGCTTGCAGTAGCACACATGATCAAAGACAACAAAATTTTAGTCTATGTAATGTTTTGCAGTTATCTCATCGGTGCGATAATATCTTTTTATCATATAGGTCTTGAACTCCGCTTATTCCATGATGTTTTAGGGTGCACAGAACAAGCAAGCGGTAACGTTGGCATAGAAGAGCTAAGAAACAATCTCTTAAACCCTAACTACTCTCCTTCTTGTGACAGACCCCATTATGTTCTAGGCGTTTCCCTAGCAACGTGGAACTTAATTTATCTTATAGCAGCTCTGTTCGTGTCAGGTAAAATGTATTGTGGAGAGAGAAAGAAATCTAAATAA
- the der gene encoding ribosome biogenesis GTPase Der, whose protein sequence is MLKTAIVGLPNAGKSTLFNRLVGRKAAVVSNIPGVTRDRREGIGRISDLEFKIIDTGGWNDQTNFSPQVIEQIEFSLLSADVIFFLVDAKVQNEQNKEFAKWLKRKTNKPVILIANKCESHRSGNVDYLQFFDFTGPVYISAEHNLGMVDLYDALAGVIESFINSSPVIQVANYLDLEKNKQIPVSRTEMTSDQANEFTKLRIAIIGRPNVGKSTFLNSLLAENRLITSSEPGTTRDSVDIIYDHDGKLITLIDTAGIRRKANVTDDLESRFVEKSMESIKRSHVIVLMLDSLVGIEQQDLSISEAAIKGGKGIIIVLNKWDLINKNDRSKLIKFVKQQEVTRLFLEVPTITISALKGMRCSDVIDKCLEVNESLSRKISTAKLNNWLIDALDRHPHPLVKGRAIKMKYIAQIGTKPPAFSLICNMPESVDESYKRYLVNDLKKNFFAEGVPVRLLLKKNKNPYAK, encoded by the coding sequence ATGCTAAAAACCGCTATAGTAGGCCTGCCAAATGCTGGCAAATCAACCCTATTTAATAGGCTAGTGGGAAGAAAAGCAGCAGTGGTTAGTAACATCCCAGGGGTAACGAGGGATAGACGTGAGGGAATTGGAAGAATTAGCGATTTAGAATTTAAAATTATTGATACAGGAGGATGGAACGACCAAACCAATTTTTCACCGCAAGTTATTGAACAAATAGAGTTTTCTTTATTGAGTGCGGATGTAATTTTCTTTCTCGTTGATGCAAAAGTGCAAAATGAACAGAACAAAGAATTTGCAAAGTGGCTAAAGAGGAAGACAAATAAACCTGTAATACTCATAGCAAATAAATGTGAAAGTCATAGGTCAGGAAATGTTGATTACCTGCAGTTTTTTGATTTCACAGGTCCGGTGTACATCTCAGCTGAACATAACCTTGGCATGGTTGATCTCTACGATGCATTGGCTGGTGTTATTGAGTCTTTTATAAATTCCTCTCCTGTCATCCAAGTAGCTAACTACTTGGATCTAGAAAAAAATAAGCAGATTCCAGTGTCACGCACTGAAATGACATCGGATCAAGCTAATGAGTTTACTAAGCTAAGGATTGCAATCATCGGCCGCCCAAATGTTGGGAAGTCAACTTTTCTAAATAGTTTACTTGCAGAGAACAGGCTAATAACAAGTTCAGAACCGGGTACCACACGTGATTCTGTGGATATTATATACGATCATGATGGAAAGCTAATTACTCTGATTGACACTGCCGGAATCCGCAGAAAGGCGAATGTTACAGATGACTTAGAATCAAGATTCGTTGAGAAGAGCATGGAATCAATAAAACGCTCTCACGTGATAGTTTTAATGCTAGACTCCCTTGTGGGTATTGAGCAACAGGATTTATCAATCAGTGAAGCTGCGATCAAAGGAGGAAAGGGAATTATCATTGTCTTAAATAAGTGGGACTTAATAAATAAAAACGACAGGAGCAAGTTGATAAAATTTGTAAAACAACAGGAAGTAACTCGATTATTTTTGGAAGTGCCAACTATAACGATTTCTGCGTTGAAAGGTATGCGCTGCAGTGATGTGATAGACAAGTGTCTTGAAGTAAACGAATCCTTAAGCAGGAAAATCAGTACTGCAAAGTTAAATAACTGGCTAATTGATGCTCTAGATAGGCACCCTCACCCGCTTGTCAAAGGCAGAGCAATTAAAATGAAGTATATTGCTCAAATCGGCACTAAACCTCCGGCTTTTTCCTTAATATGCAACATGCCTGAAAGTGTTGATGAAAGTTATAAACGCTATTTAGTTAATGATCTAAAAAAAAACTTCTTTGCTGAAGGCGTGCCAGTCAGATTGCTTTTGAAGAAGAATAAAAATCCCTATGCAAAATGA
- a CDS encoding IS5 family transposase (programmed frameshift), giving the protein MQKSYPSNISQEQFEKIRPILESSKQKTKPRKLDLYDVFCGVLYVLKSGCQWRMLPKGFPRWESVYYYFRVWSKKSGEEPSLLELLLKKLVGEVRISNGRKEKTSFCIIDSQSVKNADTAEKKGYDAGKKISGIKRYIAVDTQGLPHAIYVTTAEATDRSSAVKMVENAKANLSEVKNILVDAGYTGENFATQIKAIIGATVEVIKRSELHTFVVLPKRWVVERSFAWLEKCRRLWKNCERKLNTSLQMIVLSFISLLLRRF; this is encoded by the exons ATGCAGAAAAGTTATCCAAGTAATATAAGTCAAGAGCAGTTTGAAAAAATCAGGCCAATTTTGGAGAGTAGCAAGCAGAAAACAAAACCAAGAAAACTTGATTTGTATGACGTATTTTGTGGGGTGTTGTACGTCTTAAAAAGTGGTTGTCAGTGGAGGATGTTACCAAAGGGTTTTCCAAGATGGGAAAGCGTATATTACTATTTTCGAGTGTGGAGTAAAAAGAGTGGAGAAGAGCCAAGCTTGTTGGAATTACTCTTA AAAAAATTAGTTGGAGAGGTCCGTATCAGCAATGGTCGGAAAGAGAAAACTAGCTTTTGTATAATTGATTCTCAAAGCGTTAAAAACGCAGATACTGCTGAAAAAAAAGGCTATGATGCAGGTAAAAAGATTTCAGGGATAAAGCGCTATATTGCAGTTGATACACAAGGTTTGCCACATGCAATTTATGTAACAACGGCAGAAGCAACTGACCGTAGCAGTGCTGTGAAAATGGTCGAAAATGCTAAAGCAAACCTCTCTGAAGTTAAAAACATACTGGTTGATGCTGGCTACACAGGAGAAAATTTTGCAACACAAATAAAAGCTATCATTGGTGCGACTGTTGAAGTAATAAAGCGAAGTGAGTTACACACTTTCGTCGTATTGCCAAAAAGATGGGTTGTTGAACGCTCTTTTGCCTGGTTAGAAAAGTGCAGGCGATTGTGGAAAAATTGCGAGCGGAAGCTCAACACTAGCTTACAGATGATAGTCCTCTCCTTCATTTCTCTCCTGTTACGAAGATTTTAA
- the argS gene encoding arginine--tRNA ligase, with amino-acid sequence MNIFKLISSLILGKLNELKQGVSNAENFIVEPPSNRAHGDIYTNVAMVLAKHEKKNPVEIARMLAREFELFDEIEKVEVVGPGFINMRLRIEVWHEVLKQINELKTEFGTLNIGNNQAINVEFVSANPTGPLHIGHARGAVFGDILANLLKKVGYKVTKEYYINDAGAQVDTLVQSVYLRYREALGEKISIEKGLYPGEYLKPIGEELAKKYGSKLLNSQDNQAIREYTLSSILELIKEDMSLLGVSHDVFTSEYELQKSGKIEESIKMLSDKGLVYEGYLEKPKGKESENWTSRKEMLFRSTEFGDDVDRALKKEDGSWTYFASDIAYHFDKISRGFNNMIVELGSDHGGYVKRLKAVVSALSDNKAKIEVKLHNIVNFFEDGKPVKMSKRSGNFLTARDVVEEVGRDITRFIMLTRKNDMVLDFDFTKIKEQSKDNPIFYVQYAHARAHSLMRNAPKELPSANLSLLKTDGELFLIKTLAKWPDVVEIAARLYEPHRITFYLLEVAETFHALWGYGKSDLNMRFILEDNLDLTAARIFLVQALAHVIASGLSILNIEPLEEMS; translated from the coding sequence ATGAACATTTTTAAGCTGATCTCCTCGCTAATCCTTGGCAAATTAAATGAGTTGAAGCAAGGGGTGTCAAATGCAGAAAATTTTATCGTAGAACCTCCAAGTAATAGAGCACATGGGGATATTTATACAAATGTTGCTATGGTGCTTGCAAAACATGAAAAGAAGAATCCAGTTGAGATTGCAAGGATGTTGGCAAGAGAATTTGAACTGTTTGATGAGATTGAGAAAGTGGAAGTTGTGGGCCCTGGTTTTATCAATATGCGCTTGAGAATAGAAGTATGGCACGAAGTTCTAAAACAAATAAATGAGCTAAAAACAGAATTCGGTACTTTAAATATTGGAAACAATCAGGCCATCAATGTTGAATTTGTATCTGCAAATCCAACTGGTCCACTGCATATTGGTCATGCAAGAGGGGCAGTGTTTGGTGACATTTTAGCAAATTTACTGAAAAAAGTTGGTTATAAAGTCACCAAGGAATACTACATTAATGACGCTGGAGCGCAGGTAGATACGCTAGTTCAGTCAGTATATTTGCGATATAGGGAAGCTCTGGGAGAGAAGATCAGTATCGAAAAAGGTTTGTATCCTGGTGAATATTTAAAACCAATAGGGGAGGAGCTAGCCAAAAAGTATGGCTCAAAGCTTTTAAATAGTCAAGATAATCAGGCAATCAGAGAGTATACTTTGAGTTCTATCTTGGAACTTATAAAGGAAGACATGAGCTTGCTTGGAGTAAGTCACGATGTTTTTACTTCAGAATATGAGCTACAAAAAAGTGGCAAAATCGAAGAGAGTATAAAGATGTTGTCTGACAAGGGTTTAGTGTATGAAGGATATTTGGAAAAACCAAAAGGCAAAGAAAGCGAAAATTGGACTTCCAGAAAAGAGATGTTATTTCGCTCTACAGAGTTTGGCGATGATGTTGATCGCGCACTGAAAAAAGAGGATGGCAGTTGGACTTACTTTGCCTCGGATATTGCTTACCATTTCGATAAGATATCACGTGGCTTTAACAATATGATCGTAGAGCTTGGTAGTGACCATGGCGGTTATGTCAAAAGGCTCAAAGCAGTTGTCTCTGCGCTGAGCGATAATAAGGCGAAAATAGAAGTAAAACTGCATAACATTGTGAATTTTTTCGAGGATGGAAAACCTGTTAAGATGTCCAAAAGATCAGGAAATTTCCTCACAGCAAGGGATGTAGTGGAGGAAGTTGGCAGGGATATCACTCGTTTTATAATGCTAACACGCAAGAATGATATGGTCTTAGACTTTGATTTTACCAAGATTAAAGAGCAGTCAAAAGATAATCCTATTTTTTACGTGCAATATGCACACGCTCGTGCTCATTCATTGATGCGTAACGCTCCAAAAGAGCTCCCAAGTGCAAACCTTTCACTTTTAAAGACAGATGGGGAGCTATTCCTCATAAAAACCTTAGCAAAATGGCCGGATGTGGTAGAAATAGCAGCAAGGCTTTATGAGCCGCATAGAATTACTTTCTACTTACTTGAAGTTGCAGAAACGTTTCATGCTCTATGGGGATATGGCAAAAGCGACTTAAACATGCGGTTCATACTGGAAGACAACTTGGACCTCACCGCTGCAAGAATTTTTCTCGTTCAAGCCTTAGCACACGTCATCGCTTCTGGGCTTTCTATCTTGAATATAGAACCTTTGGAAGAAATGAGTTGA
- a CDS encoding IS5 family transposase (programmed frameshift): MQKSYPSNISQEQFEKIRPILESSKQKTKPRKLDLYDVFCGVLYVLKSGCQWRMLPKGFPRWESVYYYFRVWSKKSGEEPSLLELVLKKLVGEVRISNGRKEKTSFCIIDSQSVKNADTAEKKGYDAGKKISGIKRYIAVDTQGLPHAIYVTTAEATDRSSAVKMVENAKANLSEVKNILVDAGYTGENFATQIKAIIGATVEVIKRSELHTFVVLPKRWVVERSFAWLEKCRRLWKNCERKLNTSLQMIVLSFISLLLRRF, from the exons ATGCAGAAAAGTTATCCAAGTAATATAAGTCAAGAGCAGTTTGAAAAAATCAGGCCAATTTTGGAGAGTAGCAAGCAGAAAACAAAACCAAGAAAACTTGATTTGTATGACGTATTTTGTGGGGTGTTGTACGTCTTAAAAAGTGGTTGTCAGTGGAGGATGTTACCAAAGGGTTTTCCAAGATGGGAAAGCGTATATTACTATTTTCGAGTGTGGAGTAAAAAGAGTGGAGAAGAGCCAAGCTTGTTGGAATTAGTCTTA AAAAAATTAGTTGGAGAGGTCCGTATCAGCAATGGTCGGAAAGAGAAAACTAGCTTTTGTATAATTGATTCTCAAAGCGTTAAAAACGCAGATACTGCTGAAAAAAAAGGCTATGATGCAGGTAAAAAGATTTCAGGGATAAAGCGCTATATTGCAGTTGATACACAAGGTTTGCCACATGCAATTTATGTAACAACGGCAGAAGCAACTGACCGTAGCAGTGCTGTGAAAATGGTCGAAAATGCTAAAGCAAACCTCTCTGAAGTTAAAAACATACTGGTTGATGCTGGCTACACAGGAGAAAATTTTGCAACACAAATAAAAGCTATCATTGGTGCGACTGTTGAAGTAATAAAGCGAAGTGAGTTACACACTTTCGTCGTATTGCCAAAAAGATGGGTTGTTGAACGCTCTTTTGCCTGGTTAGAAAAGTGCAGGCGATTGTGGAAAAATTGTGAGCGGAAGCTCAACACTAGCTTACAGATGATAGTCCTCTCCTTCATTTCTCTCCTGTTACGAAGATTTTAA